A genomic region of Mesobacillus jeotgali contains the following coding sequences:
- the smpB gene encoding SsrA-binding protein SmpB → MPKGEGKVVAQNKKANHDYFIEETYEAGVVLQGTEIKSIRNGRVQLKDSYAKVHNGELFLYNLHISPYEQGNRYNHDPLRTRKLLLHKRQINQLIGETKEAGYALVPLKIYLKNGYAKVLIGLGKGKKNYDKRETLKKKEAGRDIERAFRERQKM, encoded by the coding sequence ATGCCAAAAGGTGAGGGAAAGGTCGTCGCTCAAAATAAAAAAGCTAATCACGACTATTTCATTGAAGAAACTTATGAAGCAGGAGTGGTCCTTCAGGGAACAGAGATCAAATCAATCCGTAATGGACGCGTCCAGCTAAAAGATTCCTATGCTAAAGTCCATAATGGTGAGTTATTCTTATATAACCTGCACATAAGCCCATATGAACAAGGAAACCGTTATAACCATGACCCGCTGCGCACAAGGAAGCTATTGCTTCACAAACGTCAGATTAACCAGTTGATTGGTGAAACGAAGGAAGCAGGTTATGCGCTTGTGCCATTGAAGATTTACCTGAAGAACGGTTATGCGAAGGTTTTAATCGGCTTAGGTAAGGGTAAAAAGAACTATGACAAGCGTGAAACGTTGAAAAAGAAGGAAGCAGGCCGTGATATCGAGCGTGCATTCCGCGAACGCCAGAAAATGTAA
- the rnr gene encoding ribonuclease R, translating to MDENIKGHIDRLLHYMKDEAYKPLTVQELESAFGIEDSSTFKDFVKALVVMEEKGLVVRTRSDRYGLPEKMNLVRGRYSAHAKGFAFVITEEQGMDDIFIPPNETSNAMNGDTVLVRVSSDSSGQRREGTVVRILERGVSQIVGTYTESKHFGFVIPDDKKFTSDIFIPKEAGMGAVEGHKVVVKLTSYPEGRKSAEGEVTAILGHKNDPGVDILSVIHKHGLPMEFPDEVLKQANEAPDQINESEIANRRDLRDEVIVTIDGADAKDLDDAVQVTRLENGNYKLGVHIADVTYYVTEDSPIDREAEDRATSVYLVDRVIPMIPHRLSNGICSLNPKVDRLTLSCNMEITPDGQVVDHEIYQSVIKTTERMTYFDVNRILVDQDEETRSRYESLVPMFEMMEELAAILRKKRMERGAIDFDFKESKVLVDEEGHPTDVVLRERSVAEKLIEEFMLAANETVAEHFHWLDVPFIYRIHEDPKEDKLRKFFDFITNFGYLVRGSANGVHPRALQEIIEEVQGKPEEMVVSTVMLRSMQQAKYYPESLGHFGLSTEFYTHFTSPIRRYPDLIVHRLIRTYLIEGKLDQATKEKWNAMLPDIAEHSSNMERRAVEAERETDELKKAEYMEDKVGTEYDGIISSVTNFGMFVELPNTIEGLVHVSYMTDDYYRYDERHLAMIGERTGNVFRIGDEITVRVIKVNKDERSIDFEIVGMKGTPRRERPAQPKIFKTGSSEKKPRHGKEEEGKRGGRGSGGGRGSGGGRNGSGSGSGSKPKSKKKKFFENAPAAKRKSKKRK from the coding sequence ATGGATGAGAATATTAAAGGCCATATAGACAGGCTATTGCATTATATGAAGGATGAAGCTTACAAACCTCTTACGGTTCAAGAACTGGAAAGTGCCTTTGGGATCGAGGACTCCTCGACATTCAAGGATTTTGTTAAAGCGCTAGTTGTTATGGAGGAAAAGGGGCTGGTCGTCAGGACTAGAAGTGACCGATATGGTCTGCCTGAAAAAATGAACCTCGTACGCGGGCGCTACAGTGCCCATGCCAAGGGGTTTGCGTTTGTAATCACTGAAGAACAAGGCATGGATGACATCTTCATCCCGCCGAATGAAACGAGCAATGCGATGAACGGTGACACAGTCCTTGTGCGAGTCTCATCGGACAGTTCTGGACAGCGCCGCGAAGGGACAGTTGTGCGCATTCTCGAAAGAGGTGTTTCGCAAATCGTCGGTACATACACCGAAAGCAAGCATTTCGGTTTTGTGATTCCGGATGATAAAAAGTTCACAAGTGACATCTTCATTCCGAAAGAGGCTGGCATGGGTGCTGTCGAAGGGCATAAGGTCGTCGTAAAACTGACGAGTTACCCTGAAGGCCGCAAGAGCGCCGAGGGAGAGGTTACTGCGATCCTCGGTCATAAAAATGACCCTGGCGTTGATATCCTGTCGGTCATCCATAAGCACGGACTGCCTATGGAGTTCCCGGATGAAGTTCTCAAGCAAGCGAATGAAGCGCCTGATCAGATCAACGAGAGTGAGATTGCGAACCGCCGCGACCTGCGTGATGAAGTCATCGTCACGATTGATGGCGCCGATGCAAAGGACCTCGATGATGCAGTCCAGGTTACAAGACTTGAAAACGGCAACTATAAACTAGGCGTCCATATCGCCGATGTTACGTACTATGTAACTGAGGATTCCCCGATTGACCGTGAAGCAGAAGACCGTGCGACGAGTGTTTATTTGGTTGACCGGGTAATCCCGATGATTCCGCACCGCTTATCAAACGGAATATGCTCGTTGAATCCGAAGGTCGACCGCCTGACGCTGTCATGTAATATGGAGATCACTCCAGATGGGCAAGTAGTAGACCATGAAATCTACCAGAGTGTCATCAAGACGACTGAGCGGATGACGTATTTCGATGTGAACAGGATTCTTGTTGATCAAGACGAAGAAACGCGCTCACGTTACGAATCTCTTGTACCAATGTTCGAGATGATGGAAGAGCTAGCCGCTATCCTTCGTAAAAAAAGGATGGAAAGAGGCGCAATCGATTTTGATTTTAAAGAATCAAAGGTATTGGTTGATGAAGAAGGCCACCCAACGGATGTCGTTCTGCGTGAGCGCTCCGTCGCTGAAAAGCTGATTGAGGAATTCATGCTGGCAGCGAACGAAACGGTCGCCGAGCATTTCCACTGGCTCGATGTGCCATTCATCTATCGTATCCATGAAGACCCAAAAGAGGATAAGCTGAGAAAATTCTTTGATTTCATTACAAACTTCGGATACCTTGTCAGAGGATCCGCAAATGGAGTTCATCCAAGAGCCCTGCAGGAAATCATCGAGGAAGTCCAGGGCAAGCCAGAAGAAATGGTCGTTTCAACTGTCATGCTCCGTTCGATGCAGCAGGCGAAATACTATCCTGAAAGCCTCGGACACTTTGGTCTTTCGACAGAGTTCTATACACACTTTACATCACCAATCCGCCGTTATCCTGACTTGATTGTCCACCGCTTGATCAGGACCTACCTGATTGAGGGCAAGCTCGACCAGGCGACGAAGGAAAAATGGAATGCGATGCTGCCTGATATTGCCGAGCATTCATCTAACATGGAACGCCGCGCAGTCGAAGCCGAACGTGAAACAGATGAGCTGAAGAAAGCGGAATACATGGAAGACAAGGTCGGGACGGAATACGATGGCATCATCAGTTCCGTTACGAACTTTGGGATGTTCGTCGAGCTTCCTAACACAATCGAAGGCCTGGTACATGTAAGCTACATGACAGATGATTATTACCGCTATGATGAACGCCATCTGGCGATGATTGGCGAGCGAACAGGCAATGTCTTCCGAATCGGGGATGAAATTACTGTCCGAGTCATCAAGGTGAACAAAGATGAGCGCTCCATTGATTTTGAAATCGTCGGCATGAAGGGCACGCCAAGACGTGAGCGTCCGGCCCAGCCAAAGATCTTCAAGACCGGCAGCAGCGAAAAAAAGCCGCGCCACGGTAAAGAAGAAGAAGGCAAGCGAGGCGGCAGAGGTTCTGGCGGTGGAAGAGGATCAGGAGGAGGCCGAAACGGCTCCGGTTCAGGCTCTGGTTCAAAGCCAAAGAGCAAGAAGAAAAAGTTCTTTGAGAACGCCCCGGCCGCAAAACGCAAATCAAAAAAGAGAAAATAG
- a CDS encoding alpha/beta hydrolase, producing MRKLVPRPFTFKAGKRAVLLLHGFTGNSADVRMMGRFLEGKGYTCHAPVFKGHGVPPEELIHTGPEDWWQDALDGYEFLKNEGYEEIAVAGLSLGGILSLKLGYTKPLKGIVPMCAPMHLKTEELMYRGVLEYAREYKKMEGKPEEQIEAEVKELEQKSMATLKDLQELIKEVRGSIDLIYTPTFVVQARHDIIIDPDSANIIHDNIESEHKKLKWYEESGHVITLDKERDQLHEDVYEFLESLNWKE from the coding sequence ATGAGAAAGTTAGTGCCAAGACCTTTTACATTTAAAGCTGGAAAAAGAGCGGTGTTGCTGCTGCATGGATTTACCGGTAATTCTGCGGACGTCAGGATGATGGGCCGATTTTTAGAAGGAAAAGGATACACATGCCATGCGCCTGTTTTTAAAGGACATGGTGTCCCGCCTGAAGAACTGATACATACTGGTCCTGAGGATTGGTGGCAGGATGCGCTAGATGGCTACGAATTCCTCAAAAACGAAGGGTATGAGGAAATAGCGGTAGCTGGTTTGTCGCTTGGAGGCATCCTTTCGCTGAAACTCGGATATACCAAGCCTCTCAAGGGAATCGTGCCAATGTGCGCACCGATGCATCTTAAGACGGAAGAGTTGATGTACCGCGGTGTCCTTGAGTATGCGCGAGAGTATAAGAAGATGGAAGGAAAGCCTGAGGAGCAAATCGAGGCGGAAGTAAAGGAACTCGAACAAAAATCGATGGCCACTCTGAAAGACCTCCAGGAACTCATCAAGGAAGTCCGTGGCAGCATCGACCTGATTTATACCCCGACGTTTGTTGTCCAGGCGAGACATGACATCATCATTGACCCTGATAGTGCGAATATCATCCATGACAACATCGAGTCTGAACATAAAAAGTTGAAGTGGTATGAGGAATCAGGCCATGTCATCACTCTTGATAAAGAACGTGATCAGCTGCACGAAGATGTTTACGAGTTTCTCGAGTCATTAAATTGGAAAGAATAA
- the secG gene encoding preprotein translocase subunit SecG: MHTLLVVLLVIVSIALIGVVLLQSGKSAGLSGAISGGAEQLFGKQKARGLDLVLHRVTIVLSVLFFVLTIAVTYFEL; encoded by the coding sequence ATGCATACATTGTTAGTTGTTCTTTTAGTGATCGTCAGCATTGCTCTTATTGGAGTTGTTCTTCTTCAATCAGGCAAGAGTGCTGGTCTGTCCGGTGCGATTTCCGGCGGCGCTGAGCAATTGTTCGGTAAGCAAAAGGCAAGAGGCCTTGACCTAGTCTTGCACCGTGTTACGATCGTGTTGTCTGTTTTATTCTTTGTCTTGACTATTGCCGTTACTTATTTTGAACTATAA
- the eno gene encoding phosphopyruvate hydratase has protein sequence MPFITDVYAREVLDSRGNPTVEVEVFTESGAFGRALVPSGASTGEYEAVELRDGDKGRYLGKGVLKAVDNVNEIIAPFLVGEEFNVLDQNGIDQALIELDGTENKGKLGANAILGVSMAVAHAAADYLDLPLYQYLGGFNSKQLPVPMMNIVNGGEHADNNVDIQEFMVMPVGAENFREALRMGAEIFHSLKAVLKEKGLNTAVGDEGGFAPNLGSNEEALQTIVTAIEKAGYKPGEQIMLAMDAASSEFYNKEDGKYHLSGEGVVKTSAEMVDWYEEMASKYPIISIEDGLDENDWEGHKLLTERLGGKVQLVGDDLFVTNTKKLSQGIEQGVGNSILIKVNQIGTLTETFDAIEMAQRAGYTAVISHRSGETEDSTIADIAVATNAGQIKTGAPSRTDRVAKYNQLLRIEDQLGETARFNGIKSFYNLKK, from the coding sequence ATGCCATTCATTACAGACGTATATGCACGTGAAGTATTAGATTCCCGCGGTAACCCAACAGTTGAGGTAGAAGTTTTCACAGAATCAGGCGCATTCGGACGCGCACTAGTTCCAAGTGGTGCTTCAACTGGTGAATACGAAGCAGTTGAACTTCGTGACGGCGACAAAGGCCGCTACCTTGGAAAAGGTGTTTTAAAAGCAGTAGATAACGTGAACGAAATCATCGCTCCTTTCTTGGTTGGCGAAGAGTTCAACGTTCTTGACCAGAACGGTATCGACCAGGCGCTAATCGAATTAGATGGAACTGAAAACAAAGGTAAGTTGGGCGCTAACGCAATCCTGGGCGTATCCATGGCTGTTGCACACGCTGCTGCAGACTACCTTGACCTTCCTTTATACCAATACCTTGGCGGATTCAACTCCAAGCAGCTTCCAGTTCCAATGATGAACATCGTTAACGGCGGTGAGCACGCTGACAACAACGTAGACATCCAGGAATTCATGGTAATGCCTGTTGGTGCTGAAAACTTCCGTGAAGCACTTCGCATGGGTGCGGAAATCTTCCACAGCCTGAAGGCAGTTTTAAAAGAAAAAGGCTTGAACACAGCTGTAGGTGACGAAGGCGGATTCGCTCCAAACCTTGGATCAAACGAAGAAGCACTTCAAACAATCGTTACTGCGATCGAAAAAGCAGGCTATAAGCCAGGCGAGCAAATCATGCTTGCTATGGACGCTGCATCTTCTGAGTTCTACAACAAAGAAGACGGCAAGTACCACCTTTCTGGTGAAGGCGTAGTTAAGACGTCTGCAGAAATGGTAGACTGGTACGAAGAAATGGCTTCTAAATACCCAATCATCTCAATCGAAGACGGTTTGGATGAAAACGACTGGGAAGGCCACAAGCTATTGACTGAGCGCCTTGGCGGAAAAGTACAGCTTGTTGGTGACGACCTGTTCGTTACAAACACGAAGAAGCTTTCTCAAGGTATCGAGCAAGGCGTTGGCAACTCAATCCTGATCAAAGTTAACCAAATCGGTACTTTGACAGAAACTTTCGACGCAATCGAAATGGCGCAGCGCGCAGGCTACACAGCTGTTATCTCTCACCGTTCTGGTGAAACAGAAGATTCGACAATTGCTGACATCGCTGTTGCAACAAACGCAGGCCAGATCAAGACTGGTGCTCCATCACGTACAGACCGCGTAGCGAAGTACAACCAGCTTCTTCGCATCGAAGACCAGCTTGGCGAAACAGCTCGCTTCAACGGAATCAAATCCTTCTACAACCTTAAGAAGTAA
- the gpmI gene encoding 2,3-bisphosphoglycerate-independent phosphoglycerate mutase, with the protein MSKKSPTALIILDGFALRGERMGNAVAQAKKPNFDRYWNHYPHAQLIASGEAVGLPEGQMGNSEVGHLNIGAGRIVYQSLTRVNISIREGEFEKNETFLAAIKHAKEKGTALHLMGLLSDGGVHSHIEHMFALLKLAASEGLEKVYVHGFLDGRDVGPQTAPGYIEQTLEKMNEIGVGEFATISGRYYSMDRDKRWERVEKSYRSMVYGDGPTYSNPMELIEDNYNNGIFDEFVVPSVLVRKDGSPVATVQNDDAVIFYNFRPDRAIQISNTFTNKDFRSFDRGEAHPENLHFVCLTHFSETVDGYVAFEPSNLDNTVGEVISQAGMTQLRIAETEKYPHVTFFMSGGREQEFPGEKRILINSPKVATYDLKPEMSAYEVTDALIKEIEADNFDAILLNFANPDMVGHSGMLEPTIQAIETVDECLGRIVDLIVSKGGTAIITADHGNADEVVTLEGNPMTAHTTNPVPVIVTKEGAELREDGILGDLAPTILELLGLDKPAEMTGTSLIKK; encoded by the coding sequence ATGAGTAAAAAGTCACCAACAGCTTTGATCATTCTGGACGGCTTCGCGTTGCGTGGCGAACGGATGGGAAATGCCGTTGCCCAGGCGAAAAAGCCGAACTTTGACCGCTATTGGAACCACTATCCGCATGCACAGTTAATTGCGAGCGGAGAAGCGGTCGGCCTGCCAGAAGGCCAAATGGGTAACTCTGAGGTTGGTCATCTGAACATTGGTGCTGGCCGCATCGTTTACCAGAGTCTTACACGCGTGAACATTTCGATTCGTGAAGGCGAATTTGAAAAAAACGAAACCTTCCTTGCAGCGATCAAACATGCAAAGGAAAAAGGCACTGCCCTTCACTTGATGGGCTTGCTGTCTGACGGCGGCGTGCACAGCCATATTGAGCATATGTTTGCTTTGTTGAAGCTTGCTGCAAGCGAGGGTCTGGAAAAAGTGTATGTACACGGATTCCTTGACGGCCGTGATGTTGGACCGCAAACTGCGCCAGGTTATATTGAACAAACATTAGAAAAAATGAACGAAATCGGTGTTGGTGAATTTGCGACGATTTCTGGGCGATACTATTCTATGGACCGCGATAAGCGCTGGGAGCGCGTGGAGAAATCCTACCGTTCAATGGTGTACGGCGACGGACCTACGTATTCGAACCCAATGGAATTGATCGAAGATAACTATAATAATGGGATCTTTGATGAATTCGTTGTCCCATCTGTGCTTGTGCGCAAGGATGGTTCACCGGTTGCAACGGTTCAGAACGACGATGCTGTGATTTTCTACAACTTCCGTCCTGACCGCGCAATCCAGATTTCAAACACTTTTACAAATAAAGACTTTCGTTCTTTCGACAGAGGAGAAGCTCATCCTGAGAACCTTCACTTTGTGTGCCTGACACACTTCAGTGAGACGGTTGACGGATATGTGGCATTCGAGCCATCTAACCTTGATAACACGGTTGGTGAAGTGATTTCACAGGCTGGCATGACCCAGCTTCGTATTGCTGAAACGGAAAAATATCCGCATGTAACGTTCTTCATGAGCGGCGGCCGCGAGCAGGAATTCCCTGGCGAAAAGCGGATTTTGATCAACTCGCCAAAGGTTGCAACCTATGACCTGAAGCCTGAGATGAGTGCTTACGAAGTGACAGATGCATTGATCAAGGAAATCGAAGCAGATAACTTCGATGCTATTCTTTTGAACTTTGCGAACCCTGACATGGTTGGGCACTCTGGAATGCTTGAGCCGACGATCCAGGCTATTGAAACAGTTGACGAATGCCTTGGTCGCATCGTTGACCTAATTGTTTCAAAAGGCGGTACTGCAATCATCACGGCTGACCACGGAAACGCGGATGAGGTCGTGACGCTTGAAGGAAATCCAATGACTGCCCACACGACAAATCCGGTGCCTGTCATTGTTACGAAAGAAGGCGCAGAGCTTCGTGAAGACGGAATCCTCGGCGACCTTGCTCCAACTATATTAGAATTGCTAGGACTGGATAAGCCAGCTGAAATGACAGGAACATCATTAATTAAAAAATAA
- the tpiA gene encoding triose-phosphate isomerase, producing the protein MRKPIIAGNWKMHKTLPEAKDFIEKVSGLVPSKDKVESVVCAPALFLGQLVELTQNSDLEIGAQNMHFEESGAFTGEVSPKALQDIGAKYVIIGHSERREMFNETDDTVNKKTLSAFKYNLTPIVCCGETLEQRENGETNEFVGGQIKAGLNGLTDEQVKQTVIAYEPIWAIGTGKSSTAEDANETCAHIRCVIAEQFSPEVAEAVRIQYGGSVKPANIKEYMSQPDIDGALVGGASLETDSFLQLLEAGSNE; encoded by the coding sequence ATGCGAAAACCTATCATTGCAGGTAACTGGAAAATGCATAAAACGCTGCCTGAAGCAAAGGATTTTATCGAAAAAGTTAGCGGACTTGTTCCTTCAAAGGACAAGGTTGAATCTGTGGTTTGTGCTCCTGCTTTGTTCCTTGGACAGCTTGTCGAGCTAACCCAAAATTCGGACCTTGAAATTGGCGCGCAAAACATGCACTTTGAAGAGAGCGGTGCTTTTACAGGCGAAGTAAGCCCGAAAGCATTGCAGGACATCGGTGCAAAATATGTCATCATCGGGCACTCTGAACGCCGTGAAATGTTCAATGAAACAGATGACACAGTTAATAAAAAGACTTTGTCTGCATTCAAATACAATTTGACTCCTATTGTTTGCTGCGGCGAAACGCTTGAGCAGCGTGAAAACGGCGAAACAAACGAGTTTGTTGGCGGCCAGATCAAAGCAGGTCTAAATGGCCTGACAGACGAACAGGTTAAACAAACTGTCATCGCTTATGAGCCAATCTGGGCGATTGGAACAGGCAAATCTTCTACAGCTGAAGATGCGAACGAAACTTGTGCGCACATCCGTTGTGTAATCGCAGAGCAATTTTCACCAGAAGTGGCTGAAGCAGTCCGCATCCAGTACGGCGGAAGCGTAAAGCCAGCTAACATCAAGGAATATATGTCACAGCCTGACATCGACGGCGCATTGGTCGGCGGAGCAAGCCTTGAGACAGATTCCTTCTTGCAGCTATTGGAGGCAGGTTCCAATGAGTAA
- a CDS encoding phosphoglycerate kinase produces MNKKTVKDVDVKGKRVFCRVDFNVPMKDGQVTDETRIRAALPTIQYLVEQGAKVLLASHLGRPKGQAVEELRLTPVAKRLSELLGKDVKKTDEAYGESVKSEIDSMNEGDVLLLENVRFYPGEEKNDPELAKAFAELADVYVNDAFGAAHRAHASTEGIAKHLPAVSGFLMEKELDVLGKALSNPERPFTAIIGGAKVKDKIGVIDNLLEKVDNLIIGGGLAYTFVKAQGHEIGKSLLEEDKIELAKSFMEKAKAKGVNFYMPVDAIVADDFSADANSKVVAIEEIPADWEALDIGPKTAETYRDVIQKSKLVIWNGPMGVFEIDKFAQGTKAVAQALADASDTYSVIGGGDSAAAVEKFGLAEKMSHISTGGGASLEFMEGKQLPGVVALNDK; encoded by the coding sequence TTGAACAAAAAGACAGTAAAAGATGTGGATGTAAAAGGAAAACGAGTTTTTTGCCGCGTTGATTTCAACGTTCCGATGAAGGATGGACAGGTAACGGATGAAACAAGAATCCGTGCAGCACTTCCAACAATCCAGTACCTGGTTGAACAGGGAGCTAAAGTCCTTCTTGCTAGCCACCTTGGCCGTCCAAAAGGGCAGGCTGTTGAAGAATTGCGTTTGACTCCAGTAGCAAAGCGTTTGTCTGAGCTGCTTGGCAAGGATGTAAAGAAAACAGACGAAGCTTATGGTGAGTCTGTAAAGTCCGAAATCGACAGCATGAACGAAGGCGATGTCCTGCTTCTTGAGAATGTCCGCTTCTATCCTGGCGAAGAGAAAAACGATCCTGAACTAGCTAAGGCATTTGCCGAGCTTGCAGATGTATATGTTAACGATGCATTTGGTGCAGCACACCGCGCTCATGCTTCAACCGAAGGGATCGCTAAGCACCTTCCTGCCGTATCAGGCTTTTTGATGGAAAAAGAACTTGATGTTCTAGGAAAGGCTTTGTCAAATCCAGAGCGCCCGTTCACAGCCATCATCGGCGGCGCGAAGGTTAAAGACAAAATCGGCGTAATCGACAACCTATTAGAAAAAGTAGATAACCTGATCATCGGTGGCGGACTTGCTTATACATTCGTAAAAGCACAGGGCCACGAAATCGGAAAATCTCTTTTAGAAGAAGATAAAATTGAATTGGCTAAGAGCTTCATGGAAAAAGCAAAGGCGAAGGGTGTAAACTTCTACATGCCTGTAGACGCAATCGTTGCTGATGATTTTTCTGCTGATGCAAATTCAAAGGTCGTTGCGATTGAAGAAATTCCTGCAGACTGGGAAGCTCTTGATATCGGGCCTAAGACAGCTGAAACTTACCGCGATGTGATTCAAAAGTCTAAATTGGTCATCTGGAATGGACCGATGGGCGTATTTGAAATCGACAAGTTCGCACAAGGAACAAAAGCTGTTGCACAAGCTTTAGCCGATGCTAGCGATACATATTCGGTAATCGGCGGAGGAGACTCTGCAGCGGCTGTAGAAAAATTCGGCCTGGCTGAAAAAATGAGCCATATCTCCACTGGCGGCGGTGCTTCCCTTGAATTCATGGAAGGCAAGCAGCTTCCTGGAGTAGTAGCATTGAACGATAAGTAA
- the gap gene encoding type I glyceraldehyde-3-phosphate dehydrogenase has translation MAVKVGINGFGRIGRVVFRAALKNPNVEVVAVNDLTDANMLAHLLKYDTVHGTLNEEITVDGDYLVVDGHKVKVLAERDPAQLGWGDLGVEVVVESTGRFTKRADAAKHLEAGAKKVIISAPASDEDITIVMGVNDDKYDAANHHVISNASCTTNCLAPFAKVLNDNFGIKRGMMTTVHSYTNDQQILDLPHKDYRRARAAAENIIPTTTGAAKAVSLVLPELKGKLNGGAMRVPTPNVSLVDLVAELDKDVTVEEINAAFKKASENELKGILGYSEEPLVSSDYNGCANSSTIDALSTMVMEGSMVKVISWYDNESGYSHRVVDLVDFIAKKGL, from the coding sequence ATGGCAGTAAAAGTTGGTATTAACGGATTTGGCAGAATTGGACGCGTAGTTTTCCGCGCAGCACTTAAGAACCCTAATGTGGAAGTAGTAGCAGTTAACGATTTAACTGATGCAAACATGCTTGCTCACCTTTTAAAATATGATACAGTTCACGGAACTTTGAACGAAGAAATAACAGTAGACGGTGACTACCTTGTAGTTGACGGCCACAAAGTGAAAGTACTTGCTGAAAGAGATCCAGCACAGCTTGGCTGGGGCGACCTCGGCGTAGAAGTAGTTGTTGAATCTACAGGACGTTTCACTAAGCGTGCTGACGCTGCGAAACACCTTGAAGCAGGCGCAAAGAAAGTTATCATCTCTGCTCCAGCATCTGATGAAGATATCACTATCGTAATGGGCGTTAACGATGACAAGTACGATGCAGCTAACCACCACGTAATCTCAAACGCATCTTGTACTACAAACTGCTTGGCTCCATTCGCGAAAGTATTGAACGACAACTTCGGAATCAAGCGCGGTATGATGACAACTGTTCACTCATACACAAATGACCAGCAAATTCTTGACCTTCCGCACAAAGACTACCGTCGTGCACGTGCAGCTGCGGAAAACATTATTCCGACAACAACTGGTGCTGCAAAAGCAGTTTCTCTAGTATTGCCTGAACTTAAAGGCAAATTGAACGGTGGAGCTATGCGTGTTCCAACTCCAAACGTTTCACTAGTTGACCTTGTTGCTGAGCTTGACAAAGACGTTACAGTTGAAGAAATCAATGCTGCATTCAAGAAAGCTTCTGAAAATGAACTTAAAGGCATCCTTGGATATAGCGAAGAGCCACTAGTATCAAGCGACTACAATGGCTGTGCAAACTCTTCTACAATCGATGCTCTTTCAACAATGGTTATGGAAGGCAGCATGGTAAAAGTTATCTCTTGGTATGACAACGAGTCTGGCTACTCTCACCGTGTAGTTGACCTTGTTGATTTCATCGCTAAAAAAGGTCTGTAA
- a CDS encoding sugar-binding transcriptional regulator: MDFSLIDIQKRILPDLLQVMQKRYLILQYINVMQPVGRRNLSVSLNLTERVLRSEVEFLKDQNLISMSGQGMTLTKEGKDILESLDSVMRDIMGIDRLERQLQERMGIRKVIVVPGDSDQSPWVKSELGRATANSMKNLLQSKNIIAVTGGSTMAAVAEMLTPDFGEKDLLFVPARGGIGEDVKNQANTICAIMADNTNSRNRVFYVPDQVSSEVYKTFIKEPLIYEVWNLVKSASMVLHGIGDAITMAERRNTSPEDLHKILDGKAVGEAFGYYFNEAGEIVHKVLTIGLQMDDLENVGDVIAVAGGASKAKAIRAYMKQAPSSTILITDEGAAKTLLQG; the protein is encoded by the coding sequence ATGGACTTTTCGCTCATTGATATTCAAAAAAGAATATTGCCCGATTTATTGCAAGTTATGCAAAAACGATACCTCATCCTGCAATACATAAACGTGATGCAGCCAGTTGGCAGGAGGAACCTTTCAGTAAGCCTGAATTTGACTGAACGGGTATTGCGTTCTGAGGTGGAGTTTTTGAAGGACCAGAATCTGATCTCGATGTCGGGTCAAGGAATGACACTGACCAAAGAAGGAAAAGATATACTGGAAAGTCTTGATAGTGTAATGCGGGACATTATGGGTATAGACAGACTAGAACGCCAGCTTCAGGAACGCATGGGAATCAGAAAAGTGATTGTTGTTCCAGGGGACAGCGACCAGTCACCGTGGGTGAAAAGTGAGCTGGGGCGCGCGACAGCAAATAGTATGAAAAATCTTCTTCAAAGCAAAAATATAATTGCTGTGACCGGAGGTTCGACTATGGCAGCTGTGGCGGAAATGTTGACACCCGATTTCGGCGAGAAGGATTTGCTGTTCGTGCCGGCAAGGGGCGGAATTGGTGAGGACGTCAAGAATCAGGCAAACACGATTTGCGCGATCATGGCGGATAACACGAATTCACGCAACCGGGTCTTTTATGTGCCCGACCAGGTCAGCAGCGAAGTCTATAAAACCTTCATCAAAGAACCGCTGATTTATGAGGTCTGGAATTTAGTTAAATCAGCAAGCATGGTTTTACATGGTATTGGAGACGCTATTACAATGGCGGAACGTCGCAATACCAGCCCGGAGGACTTACATAAGATCCTCGATGGAAAAGCAGTTGGCGAGGCTTTCGGCTACTATTTCAACGAAGCCGGGGAGATCGTCCACAAAGTGCTGACGATCGGTCTCCAAATGGATGATCTCGAAAATGTAGGGGATGTCATTGCTGTTGCCGGTGGTGCATCAAAGGCAAAGGCGATCAGAGCCTATATGAAACAGGCACCTTCATCAACGATCCTGATCACGGACGAAGGCGCCGCTAAAACATTGTTACAAGGGTAA